A genomic region of Conger conger chromosome 6, fConCon1.1, whole genome shotgun sequence contains the following coding sequences:
- the LOC133130522 gene encoding neurofilament heavy polypeptide, translating to MLMAVSYSAASQPGLQSQQHPPPLLPKPGRDNARLQKLLKKSAKKKAAAQSAQTPVPFRASLSPVSEASPDLERSDHSTPPKTPETPAYGGTLYPRVNVRSVYQHMPSPYPYPRSKTYSPIGRLSPLSYSPPVINFHQASQHFTYTAPSPTAPPLAQLSVPISAEAPKPAPTPSSISLSTYTTLSPHGASTPGLASVPVQAPSPTSASAPQAKRPRHTHDSEPKSPEAVPSKVMASQSGGILMAAKSINPQITIFELTKPKKPIFEVPQIRIYTSKVSDHEMSQSPVYYRTQSPLILRSTTPTFEIKRVKTPTYEMRRAATPTPEIKRVATPTYEVKRIPTPSFVIKRGTTPTSEIKRSTTPISEVKTGTTPTSEVKRGTTPTSEIKRSTTPTSEVKRGATPSYEVPLALIASGRPKTPSRAKTPVFEISKPNPLLFAAYSPVSSTPDVQTPTEKTDNERSKTPTSIAVAVAAETPLADVASEVTATHKQPKADDLSYTIPNGLPPLNTTSPETSMYTALTPKSPSHEATTPTIQPSFQRPKTPTYEGRQSVSPSVGYQRSRTPTYEAYKPKPKSKYYGLTPSEYAAYGGIRTISPTFGTSRPKTPTNGVSEISPPCNDISAPESSSKEAQRPKTPPSKTTVAASTNNSSMPQILVNEITPKVLTPKIPADEVRPVEKAETPQTALSEAEEAPKSPLRVKTPTYGMQGAATTPPEPPKAKTPTLEMQRPKTPIAPVTQATAGVPSIEMEALEVHVKTVTLDAEHVREEVPPEKVPIKEETAAVPSTAGKEAQGEDSVSKAQPLLKAMKKPQGLKSKLSGWSRLKKHMVVEMEEPKFPEPDATTEIPDDSQEQKSTQGSEEASSEASGQSAKGKPRATKMWDAVLFQMFSTEESIMQQISNNEEAEKPAVKEKPKDIPKFVHRLPLLLYSPRFDARKLKEAASRPLTKISAVFEMGLLNRKHQDEEPKDFNRVAKGFSVPKTMEE from the coding sequence AACGTCCGATCAGTGTACCAGCACATGCCATCTCCTTACCCGTATCCGAGGAGCAAAACTTACAGTCCGATAGGAAGGCTTTCTCCGCTGTCCTACTCTCCCCCAGTCATCAACTTTCACCAGGCAAGCCAACACTTCACATACACAGCACCTTCCCCAACAGCTCCACCCCTGGCTCAACTTTCGGTTCCCATTTCAGCTGAAGCTCCGAAGCCAGCTCCCACCCCATCATCAATATCATTATCAACTTACACAACTCTGTCACCTCATGGAGCCTCTACTCCTGGTCTAGCTTCAGTCCCGGTTCAAGCGCCTTCACCCACATCAGCTTCAGCTCCACAGGCAAAGCGTCCCAGGCATACCCATGATTCAGAACCAAAAAGTCCTGAAGCTGTACCTTCAAAGGTAATGGCCTCTCAATCAGGTGGGATTCTAATGGCTGCCAAATCTATCAATCCTCAAATTACCATCTTTGAACTCACAAAGCCCAAGAAACCTATCTTTGAGGTTCCCCAAATAAGGATATACACATCTAAGGTATCGGATCATGAGATGTCTCAGTCACCTGTGTATTACAGAACACAATCTCCTTTAATACTCAGGAGTACAACAccaacatttgaaataaaacgagTGAAAACACCAACTTATGAAATGAGGAGGGCAGCAACCCCAACACCTGAAATAAAAAGAGTAGCAACTCCAACATATGAAGTGAAACGAATACCAACTCCTTCATTTGTTATTAAAAGAGGTACAACCCCAACCtctgaaataaaaagaagtacAACTCCAATATCTGAAGTTAAAACAGGTACAACTCCAACATCTGAAGTCAAAAGAGGGACAACCCCAACATCTGAAATCAAAAGAAGTACAACTCCAACATCTGAAGTCAAAAGAGGTGCAACACCTTCTTATGAGGTTCCATTGGCACTAATAGCCTCAGGCCGTCCAAAGACACCATCCCGAGCAAAGACACCTGTTTTTGAAATATCAAAACCTAATCCTCTGTTATTTGCGGCCTATTCTCCTGTGAGCTCCACCCCGGATGTGCAGACCCCGACAGAAAAAACAGACAACGAGAGAAGCAAAACTCCCACATccattgctgttgctgttgctgctgaAACACCTTTAGCTGATGTTGCATCTGAGGTCACTGCTACACACAAGCAGCCAAAGGCTGACGATTTAAGCTATACAATTCCAAATGGTCTGCCTCCGCTGAATACAACTTCACCGGAAACTTCTATGTATACAGCTCTAACACCCAAGAGTCCTTCCCATGAAGCAACTACTCCTACAATCCAGCCTAGCTTCCAAAGACCCAAGACTCCAACATATGAAGGACGCCAATCTGTATCCCCCTCAGTTGGATATCAAAGGTCAAGGACGCCAACATATGAAGCATACAAACCTAAACCTAAATCAAAGTATTATGGATTGACTCCATCTGAGTATGCCGCATATGGAGGAATCCGGACTATTTCACCAACCTTTGGTACATCTAGGCCTAAGACACCTACCAACGGGGTGTCTGAAATATCTCCTCCATGTAATGACATCTCTGCACCCGAATCCTCCTCTAAAGAAGCACAGAGGCCCAAAACACCTCCCAGCAAAACAACAGTCGCAGCTTCTACAAATAACTCTTCAATGCCTCAGATCTTAGTAAATGAAATTACCCCTAAAGTCTTAACACCAAAGATACCAGCTGATGAGGTGAGGCCAGTGGAGAAGGCAGAAACACCACAAACAGCATTATCTGAAGCAGAGGAGGCACCAAAATCACCGTTAAGGGTTAAAACCCCTACTTATGGAATGCAGGGTGCGGCGACGACGCCTCCAGAGCCACCAAAAGCTAAAACACCAACTTTGGAGATGCAAAGACCCAAAACACCAATCGCTCCAGTTACACAAGCCACCGCTGGAGTACCAAGTATTGAAATGGAAGCTTTGGAAGTGCATGTCAAAACCGTGACTTTAGATGCAGAACATGTGAGGGAGGAAGTTCCACCAGAGAAAGTTCCCATCAAGGAAGAGACAGCAGCTGTACCATCGACAGCAGGCAAGGAGGCTCAGGGAGAGGATTCAGTCTCCAAAGCACAACCTCTGCTGAAGGCAATGAAGAAACCGCAGGGCCTGAAGTCCAAACTCAGCGGCTGGTCGCGCCTCAAGAAGCACATGGTGGTGGAAATGGAGGAGCCCAAATTTCCAGAGCCTGACGCCACGACAGAAATCCCTGATGATAGTCAAGAGCAGAAGAGCACACAAGGGTCTGAGGAAGCGTCTTCAGAAGCCAGTGGGCAGTCGGCAAAGGGCAAACCGAGGGCCACCAAGATGTGGGACGCTGTGCTGTTCCAGATGTTCTCGACTGAGGAGAGCATCATGCAGCAGATCAGCAACAACGAGGAGGCAGAGAAACCCGCAGTGAAGGAAAAGCCAAAGGACATCCCAAAATTTGTCCATCGGCTGCCTCTCCTCCTGTACAGCCCCAGGTTTGACGCCAGGAAGCTGAAGGAAGCTGCTTCGCGGCCGCTCACTAAAATATCGGCTGTGTTTGAAATGGGGCTGCTGAACCGCAAACACCAGGATGAAGAGCCCAAAGACTTCAACAGAGTTGCCAAAGGGTTTTCTGTCCCAAAAACGATGGAGGAATAA